Proteins encoded in a region of the Acipenser ruthenus chromosome 54, fAciRut3.2 maternal haplotype, whole genome shotgun sequence genome:
- the LOC117398019 gene encoding ciliated left-right organizer metallopeptidase encodes MTSAHLSPPHPPHFLSLCLLFLFLRSSTLVVTEGKCLHDEVQGTISVVTPPRRARATPTSRVATPPMMPIRIQTWSLGGNSELETNERERLNKAVGEAVSIISNLLSVNRVSGRLLLNRDINKYCKSIWKNSNAPNYNKCGMVNENYRTETCLDVTIPDDHLIGYEVWSETGPLPLPIKPNGTGVADADFILYVKAADTEKCRNEPSVIAYASYCQADETDRPIAGVVVICRSRLTAIEFNHSKTTLTAVHELLHALGFSKELFDTWKDCSDAPAIGKGCSARGRVTNVDENNLVRIYTQNVIQEMQNQFKSESGELGGPLENKGSIGVPSSHWEARFLQGSIMTASIGEPGQVQLDRVTLAALQDTGWYQVNHSAGEGLVWGAGQGSSFGLMSTCAHSSSHFFCVGSGQGCHYLHLDKGVCDTDDFLEGCRIYKPINNGSECWKEENMKISGAEEWSGEIYNMDSRCFFSNLSKENSGVAQVHRGDLTAGCYLHRCVGENRFQVRVQGTEWINCTAGAQIQIPGYNGVLLCPDGRLCRNLNQTPPTSSQAPAPAPTVTAPPSSSDLYVPLEILFRKVQKGIETTVPLTAQYTGLALGALMDATELEGCHFQNAVLWEKEYLTLELWQFPGCETPPFPVANQRLQSAIQEGRVSYILMGTNYTAYRVNVLVSPPDLQMTLVPPVTLAPSLAPPPLVSPSPSVSVVPVAVVCGSVGALFLLTLLCGVLLTLYKRHLATRMRIHATPMAPPAPPASSAPPNIFPVPLHLLPPPPPYQKTALSSDHAVKYCSAV; translated from the exons ATGACCTCCGCTCACCTTTCACCCCCCCACCCTCCGCACTTCCTCTCGCTGtgcctgctgtttttatttttacggaGCAGCACACTTGTTGTCACAGAAGGGAAGTGCTTGCATGACGAAGTCCAAGGCACTATTTCTGTGGTGACTCCGCCCCGCCGGGCCCGGGCCACGCCCACCAGCAGGGTAGCCACGCCCCCTATGATGCCGATTAGAATCCAGACCTGGTCGTTGGGCGGAAACTCGGAATTGGAAACCAATGAGAGAGAAAGACTGAACAAGGCTGTGGGAGAGGCTGTCAGCATCATCAGCAACTTACTCTCAG tGAACAGGGTTTCTGGCAGGCTGCTGTTGAACCGGGACATCAATAAATACTGCAAGTCGATCTGGAAGAACTCCAACGCACCCAACTACAACAA GTGTGGAATGGTTAACGAAAATTACAGGACAGAAACCTGCTTGGACGTGACG atCCCAGATGATCACCTCATTGGCTACGAAGTGTGGTCTGAGACTGGCCCTCTGCCCCTCCCCATTAAGCCCAATGGGACGGGAGTAGCGGACGCTGACTTCATCCTCTATGTGAAAGCAGCCGACACCGAAAAGTGCAGAAACGAG cCATCGGTCATCGCCTATGCCTCATACTGCCAGGCCGATGAGACTGACCGCCCCATAGCCGGAGTTGTGGTCATCTGTCGATCCCGGCTGACAGCCATTGAATTCAACCATAGCAAGACCACACTG ACTGCTGTCCACGAGCTGCTGCACGCGCTGGGCTTCTCGAAGGAGCTGTTTGACACGTGGAAGGACTGTTCGGACGCCCCTGCAA ttggAAAGGGTTGCTCTGCACGAGGTCGCGTGACCAATGTTGACGAGAATAACCTCGTCAGAATCTACACCCAGAATGTTATCCAGGAGATGCAAAACCAGTTCAAATCAGAGTCGGGAGAACTGGGAGGGCCACTGGAAAACAAG GGTAGTATTGGGGTTCCCTCCTCTCATTGGGAGGCTCGTTTCCTGCAGGGCTCCATCATGACAGCCTCAATCGGAGAGCCGGGTCAGGTGCAGCTGGACCGGGTCACTCTGGCAGCGCTGCAGGACACGGGCTGGTACCAAGTGAACCACAGCGCTGGGGAGGGACTGGTGTGGGGGGCAG GACAGGGCAGCTCGTTCGGGCTCATGTCCACTTGTGCTCACAGCTCCTCCCACTTCTTCTGCGTCGGAAG tggtCAAGGCTGTCACTATCTACACTTAGACAAAGGAGTTTGTGATACTGACGACTTTCTGGAGGGCTGTAGAATATACAAACCCATCAACAATGGG AGCGAGTGTTGGAAAGAAGAGAATATGAAAATCAGTGGAGCGGAGGAGTGGAGCGGAGAGATTTATAATATGGACAGTCGATGTTTCTTTTCAAATCTGTCCAaagag aacTCAGGAGTCGCCCAGGTGCATCGTGGGGATCTCACAGCGGGCTGTTACCTGCACAGGTGTGTTGGTGAAAACAGGTTCCAGGTTCGAGTTCAGGGGACAGAGTGGATTAACTGCACTGCAGGGGCTCAGATACAG ATTCCAGGTTACAATGGCGTCTTACTCTGCCCTGACGGCCGTCTGTGTCGCAATCTGAACCAAACCCCACCCACCTCCTCACAAGCCCCAGCTCCAGCCCCTACCGTGAcagcccctccctcctcctccgaCCTCTACGTTCCGCTGGAAATTCTATTCCGGAAGGTTCAAAAAGGAATTGAAACCACCGTGCCTCTGACTGCACAGTACACCGGGCTGGCACTAGGGGCACTGATGGACGCCACTGAATTAGAAGG CTGTCACTTTCAGAATGCAGTTCTGTGGGAGAAGGAGTATCTCACTCTGGAGCTCTGGCAGTTCCCTGGCTGCGAGACTCCGCCCTTCCCGGTAGCCAATCAGAGGCTGCAGAGCGCGATCCAAGAGGGGCGTGTCTCTTACATCCTCATGGGGACCAATTACACAGCTTACCGCGTCAA TGTGCTGGTGTCCCCCCCTGATCTGCAGATGACCCTTGTCCCCCCTGTGACCCTGGCCCCCTCGTTGGCCCCTCCTCCCCTggtctctccctccccctcagtGTCCGTGGTTCCGGTAGCggtggtgtgtgggagtgtgGGTGCCCTGTTCCTGCTGACCCTTCTGTGTGGAGTCCTGCTCACTTTGTACAAGAGACACTTGGCTACTCGGATGAGGATTCACGCCACCCCCAtggccccccccgccccccctgcCTCTTCTGCACCCCCAAATATCTTCCCTGTGCCCCTACACCTGCTCCCACCCCCGCCTCCCTATCAAAAAACTGCTCTTAGTAGCGACCATGCAGTCAAGTACTGCTCAGCGGTGTGA